GGGAGGACGTCGATCATCTTGTCCTGGTGGCCGTGGGCGGTGTCGACGACGAGCACGTCCGCGCCGGCGTCCAGCAGCTCGGTCGCCCGACCTGCGACGTCGCCGTTGATGCCGACGGCGGCCCCGACCCGCAGCCGGCCCGCGGCGTCCAGGGCGGGCGTGTAGATCCCCGACCGGACGATCCCGGTGCGCGTCAGCACGCCGGCCAGGCGCCCGTCGACGACCACGGGCGCCATCCCGGCGCGCGTCTCCTCCAGCAGGTCGAAGGCCGCGCGCGGCTCGACGCCCTCCTCGAGCACGACCCGCGGCGGCTGCATGACGTCCCGCACGGAGGAGAAGCGGTCCACGCCCTCGGTGTCGGACTCCAGGACGATCCCCACCGGGGAGCCGTCCTCGACGACGACCGCGGCCTGGTGCGCCCGCTTGGACATCACCGACAGCAGCTGGGCGACGGGTGCGCCGGGCTCGATGGTGATCGGCGTCTCGTAGAGCGGGTGGCTGTCCTTGACCGCCCCGATCGTCCCGCGCACCTGCGGCAGCGGAATGTCCTGCGGGAGGACGGCGACGCCGCCCCGGCGGGCGACCGTCTCGGCCATGCGCCGCCCCGCGACCGCGGTCATGTTGGCGACCACGAGGGGCAGGGTGGTGCCCGTGCCGTCGGCGGTCGACAGGTCGACGTCCAGCCGGGAGGTCACCGACGACCGGGACGGGACCATGAAGACGTCGTTGTAGGTCAGGTCGTGCACCGGCTCGGTGCCGTTGAGGAACTCCACGAGGAGCAAGGCTACGTGGCCACCCCTAGGGTGGCGGTATGCAGATCACCCACCTCGGACATGCCTGCCTCCTCGTGGAGATCGCCGACCAGCGGATCCTCGTCGACCCGGGGGTGTTCTCCTCGGTCGAGGACGTCACCGGGCTCACCGCCGTCGTCGTGACGCACCAGCACCCCGACCACCTGGACCCTGAGCGGACCGAGCCCCTGCTGGCCGCGAACCCGGACGCCCGGGTGCTCATGGAGGCCCAGACCGCGGAGTCGGTCGAGGACTCCGGGTATGCCGACCGCGTCGAGACGCTGGGGGCCGGCGAGTCCGTCGAGCTGGGCTCGGGGTCGGGCCTGGTGACGCTGACCGGGGTCGGTGAGAGGCACGCCGACATCCACCCCTACGTGCCGCGGATCGGCAACACCGGGGTCGTCGTCCGCGCCGAGGGCGAGCCGGTCCTCTACCACCCCGGTGACGCCCTGGACGGCGACCCGGGCCCCGTCGACCTGCTCGGCGTGCCGGTGAGCGCGCCGTGGGGCAAGGTCGCCGAGGCCATCGCCTTCGTGCGGCGGATCGCCCCCGCCCAGGGGGTCGTGCCCATCCACGACGGCCTGCTCAACGACCGCGGCCGCGGGATGTACGTGCAGCACATCGGTGACTTCGGCGCGGACGGCGGGGTGCCGGTCCACGACCTGCGCGACGCCGGTGCCACGACCTTCACGCGCTGAGGCCTCCCCACCGGACCCGCGGCAGGCCCGCACCCGACGCGCGGTGGGCCCGCCGGACCGTCCGGGTCAGCCGATGCCGGCCGCCCCGAAGGCCAGTCCGAGCAGGTAGGTCGCGACTGCGGCGCCGTACCCGATGAGCAGCTGGCGCACGCCCCGGCCCAGGGGGGAGGCGCCCGACAGCACCCCCACCACGCCACCGGTGACCAGCAGCGCGATCCCGACGGCGAGCATGGCGACGCCGGCCGCGGCATACCCCGTCAGACCGAGGAGGTAGGGCAGCACCGGGATGAGGGCTCCGGAGGCGAAGAAACCGAAGCTGGACAGCGCGGCCCCCCACGGGTTGAGGACGGCGTCCTGCTCGTCGGCGTCGGTGGCGGCCACCGGCACCGCGTCCTCGGGCGCCCGCCCGGCCTGCTGGACCTGGCCGAGGACCGTCGCGGCGCGCGACCGCGCGTGGTCCCGGTCCATGCCACGCGCCCGGTAGACCAGCTCCAGCTCGTTGGCCTGCAGGTCCAGGGCGCCCAGCGCCTCCTGGGTGCCCCTGGCCGGCTGCGAGGCGGCCAGCAGCTCGCGGGCCGAGCGCACCGAGATGTACTCCCCGGCGCCCATGGACAGCGCCCCGGCGAGCAGCCCGGCCATCCCCGCCGCCAGCACCACGGCCCCCGACACACCCGTCCCGGCCATGCCCATGATGAGGGCCAGGTTGGACACCAGCCCGTCGTTGGCCCCGAACACGGCGGCCCGGAAGTTGCCGGACAGCTGCAGGCGGCCGCGGGCGGCGAGGCCGCGCAGGACCTCCTCGTGCACCTGCTCGTCGGCGGCCATGGAGGAGGCGGCGTCGAGCTCACCGGCGTACTGGTTGTCCGACTTCGACCGCTGCAGCAGGGCGAGGACGAAGACCATCCCGAACCGGCGGGCCAGCCACGTCTGGGCCCGGTGGGCGAGGGTGGGATGGGGCGTGGGGTGCGCCCGCTCCCCCAGCAGCGTCACCCAGTGCTCGGCGTGCCGCTGCTCGGCGTCGGCGAGACCGGTGAGGATCGCCCGCTCCTCGCCCTGGCGGCGCGCCGCCAGGTCCCGGAACGCCCGCATGTTGGCGTGCTCGTCGGCCAGGTGTCGCCGCCAGCGACGCACGTCCGCGGCGGTGGGATCGGTGGTGGTCACGTCGGGCAAGTCTACGGGCCCACCCCCGCGCCGTCCGCGCCGCACGGCCGCGCACCGGGGTGCCCGGTGGCGGTGCCGGGTGGCGACGGAGGTTTCCCGGCGGTGCACGGTCCCGGCCCGGCAGTCGGCGAAGGGCCCCGCCCGGCAGGCGGCACCCGGAGCCTCCGCGAGGGCCGCTATCCTGACCGGTGTGGATGAGTCGGCCAGGCGGCCGCGTCGGGCACCTCCGGGTGACCCGCCGAGGAACGTCCGGGCTCCACAGGGCAAGGTGGTGGCCAACAGCCACCCGGGGCGACCCGCGGGACAGTGCCACAGAGAACAGACCGCCCACCGCCTCGGCGGTGGGTGAGGGTGAAACGGTGGTGTAAGAGACCACCAGCACGCCAGGTGACTGGCGTGGCTCGGTAAACCCCACCTGGAGCAAGACCAGACAGTGCGCGACCGAGGGCTGCCCGCCCGAGCGCACGGGTAGGTCGCTGGAGGTGCGCGGCAACGCGCACCCGAGATAGATGGTCGCCACCCTCGCGGTGCCGGTGACGGCGCGAGGGGACAGAACCCGGCGTACCGGCCGGCTCATCCACCCCCTCGGGGAGGCTCAGAGGTGCAGCGCGCCCGTCGCCAGGTCGACGAGGACGAAGATCGCGGTCACCACGAGCAGACCGATGATCAGGGCGGTCAGTCCGCCGCCGAAGCTGCCGCGTCGGGTGCTGGCCGGGGTGGTCTGGTCGGAGTCCGTCATAGCCCTGATCCTGTCATACCGCGCGGGCGTCCAGGAGCGCGGTGACGCTGCGCGCCACGCCGTCCTCGTCGTTGCTCGGCACCACCTCGTCGGCCAGCTCCAGGACCTTCGGGTGGGCGTTGGCGACGGCGTGGGCACGGCCCGCCCACTCCAGCATCGGTATGTCGTTGAGCATGTCCCCGAACGCCCACACCTCGTGCGGCGCCACCGGCGGGTCCTGCTCGGCGCACCAGGTCAGGAGCGCGAGCGCCTTGGTGACCCCCCGTCCGGTGATCTCCCCGAGCTGGACCGCCCCGGAGTCGGCCACCTCGGCGCGCTCCCCCACGACCTCCTTGACCCGGGTGCTGATCTGCTCGGTGGTCCAGTCGAGGTGCCGCACGAGGATCTTGCCGGCCGGCTCCTGGGCCAGCTGCCCGATCTCGCCGACCAGCCACTGGCCGTCGGTCCGGTCGTTGGCCCGGTGGAAGTGCGGCTCGCGGGCGAAGCCGCGCACCGACTCGGTGGCCAGCGCCACCCCCGGCATGGCCTCCTTGAGCTCGGCCAGCAGGGTGCCCACGAGCTCGCTGGGCATCAACCGGTGGCCGATGATCTCGCGCCGCGTGACGTCGTAGGTGAAGGCGCCGTTGCCGCACAGCGCCACCGCCTCGACCCCGAGGTCGCCGAGCTCGTCCATCCACCGGGGCGGGCGCGCCGTGACCAGCACCACCCGGACCCCCGCGGCCGCGCAGCGGTCGAGCACCGCGCGGGTGCGGTCCGAGACCGTGCCGTCCGAGCGCAGCAGGGTGCCGTCGCAGTCGGAGGCCACGACGCGCACCCCGTCGGGGCCGGGCGGGGTGTTGCTCATCCGTCCTGCCCCACGATGCGCAGGTCGACCTCGCCCGCGAGGACGTCGGCGCGCTCCACCCGCACGGTGACGGTGCTGCCCAGCCGGGCGGTGCCGGAGGCGACGTCGCTGACGGGTGGGTCCAGCAGCTGCACCTGCATCCGGTCGCCGTTGACGCCGTCGACGACGACCGCCTCGAAGTCCTCCCCCACCCGGTCGCGCAGCACGGCCGCCTCGACCGCCGTCAGGCAGGCCCGGTCGACGGCCCGGGCCCGCCGACCGGTCTCCTCCATGACGGCGGGCAGCCCCGGCAGGGCCTCCCGCGCCCAGGCGGGCACGTCCCTGCCGGCGCAGAGCGCCTCGCACACCGCCAGCCCGAACCGGTCGACCAGGCGACGCAACGGCGCGGTCACGTGGGCGTACGGCGCCGCGACGGCGGCCTGGACGCGGTCCTCCTCCGGCGGCAGCTCGCCATCGAAGGCGGTGTAGCCGGCTCCGCGGAAGAGGAAGGTCGCGGCGTTGACGATCGCGAGGTGCCGGCTGTCGGCCCGGTCGAGGGTGCGCAGGAACTCGCCGTAGGGCATGCCGTCCGGCCAGTGGGCGCCGAGCGCCTCGACCTCCCGGCGGAAGCGCGCGACCGCGCCGTCCTCGGGCTGCGGCATGGTCCGCAGGATGCCCACCCCGCCCTCGAGCATCATGCGGGCGGCGACCATCCCCGTGAGCAGCGAGATCTGCGCGTTCCAGTCCTCGGCCGGCAGCAGCGGGCGCAGGCGCAGCGTGTAGTCGCACCCCTCCTCGTCGCCGGTCCCGACCTCCTGCTCCGGCATCGGCAGGCTCGCGCCGCCGCGCGCGACCTCGCGGGCGGCGCGCAGCTCCCCCACCTCCTTGAGCAGCAGCAGCGTCTGCTCCGCCTCCCCGCCGTCGACGAGCTCCTGCACCTGCTCGTAGGTGTAGCGGCGGCGGGAGCGCACCATCGCCCGGTAGATCTCGGCGGTGTCGCGCGTGCCGTCGGCGGTGAGCCGGATGTCCCAGACGTATGCCGGTCGCACGGCGTCGGGGAGCAGGCTGGCCGCCTCCTCGCTGAGGGCCGGCGGGTGCAGCGGCACGCGCGTGTCCGGGCAGTAGATCGTCTGGCCGCGCAGCCGCGTCTCCGCGTCGAGCGCGCCGCCCTCGGCGAGGAACGCGGGGACGTCGGCGATGGCGTAGCGGACGCGGAAGCCCGCGCCGTCGCGCTCCAGGTGCATGGCCTGGTCGAGGTCCATGGACCCCGGCGGGTCGACGGTGACCAGCTCGACCGCGGTCTCGTCGCGCTCGGGCAGGTCCGGGGCGGCCACCGCCTGCTCGACCTCGGCCAGCGCCGCCTCCGGGAAGGTCTGGCGCACCTCGAGGTCGTCGCGGACCTGCTGGAACGCCCGCGCCAGCAGCCGGCCGGTCTCGGACGCGGTCGGGTCGCAGGCCAGGCTCGTCGCACGCTCCACCATGAGGCCCACCCTACGTCGGGGCACCGACACCTGACCTAGGCTGACGCGGTGCTCATCCTGCTCCCGCCGTCCGAGTCCAAGCAGACGCGCACGCGTGGCTCCGCGCTCCGCCCGGAGGGCCTCTCCGCCCCCGGGCTGACGCCGGCACGGGACCGGGTGCTCACGGCGTTGTCGCAGGTCAGCGAGCGCACGGACGCCGCGGCCGTGCTCGGGGTCAGCCCGAACCTCACCGCCGAGATCGCCCGGAACACCCGGGTGCGCAGCGCGCCGACGCTCCCGGCCAGGGAGCTCTACTCGGGGGTGCTCTACGACGCGCTGGACCTGGCCTCGCTGGACGCCGGCGCCTCGCGGCGCGCCACGGCCCGGCTGCGGGTGGTCTCCGCGCTCTACGGCGTCGTGCGGATGACCGACCGGCTCGCGCCCTACCGCCTGTCCATGGCCGTCAACCTGCCCGGGGTCGGCCCGCTCGCCGGGTTCTGGCGACCGCACCTGGATCCGGTGCTCACCGGGGCGGCGGGCCGCGGTCTGGTCGTGGACTGCCGCTCCAGCACCTACGCCGCGGCCTGGACCCCCGCCGCCACCTCCGACCTGGCGCGGCGCTGGGTGCACGTGCGGGTGCCCGGCGCCACGCACATGGCCAAGCACACCCGGGGCCTGGTCGCCCGGGCCTTGTGCCAGGACCCGGCCGACCCGCGGACCCCCCGGGCCCTGGCGGAGCTGCTCGCGGGCGCCTTCGACGTCGAGCTGCACGACCCGCGCCGGGCCGGCGCGCCGTGGGTCCTCGACGCGCTCCCCGGCTGACCGGACCGCGGTCGCGTCCTGGGCAGGGCGCTGCGGGTGCCTCAGCCCCCGGGGCGGCGCGCCACCACGCTCAGCGCCACCGGCACCTGCGAGCGCCACGGCTCGGGCAGCACCCACTCCCCGCCCTCGAGGGTCATCGCGGGGTGCGCCGGCCAGGGCAGGTCCTGGTGCTCGCCGACGTGCTCGATCCGCAGCCCGGCGCCGAGCAGCGCCCCGAGGATCTCGCCGACCGGGTGGGGCCACTCCACGTTGCGCGGCTGGGTGATGAGCGCGCTGTCGCCGTCGGTGTAGGTCGCGCCGTCGGCGTAGGTGAAGCCCTCGCCGGGCGGCAGCGGGAAGTAGGAGTACGCCGGGGTCATCGTGGACGCGTCGGTGTCCCCCATGACGTTGATCATGGGGTGGCTGTCGCGCAGCAGGAAGGTGCCGCCCGGGCGCAGCAGCGCGGCGACCTGGGCGCCCCAGGTGGCCAGGTCCTGCAGCCAGCACAGGGTCCCGATCGAGGTGTGCACGTGGTCGAAGGTCCGTCCCACGGCGGCCGCGGCGTCCAGCACGTTGGCCTCGACCCACCGGATGTCCTGCCCGGCCCGGGTCGCGAGGTCGCGGGCGACCCGCAGGGACGCCGGCGACAGGTCGACGCCGGTGCAGCGGGCGCCGCGGCGCGCCAGGCCGAGGGTGTCGGTCCCGAGGTGGCACTGCAGGTGGCAGACGTCCAGCCCGTCGAGGCGGGGTATGCCGTCACCCCCGTCCCGCAGCGCCGGCGGCAGGTGCGGCGCCAGGATCTGCAGGTCGCGGCGGACGACCGAGCCCACCCGGGTGGGGTCGGCGACCCAGCCCTCGAGGTCGTAGTGCGCGCTGGCGGCGTGCACCTGCGCCCGGCCGTCCCAGTTGTCCCGGTTGAGGGCGTAGCCCTCCTCCGCGGCCACCGGGGCGCGCTCCATCGGGGTGAGGTCCTCGGGCACCGTGCTCATGCCGTCATCCCTCGTCCAGGTCGCGCAGGTGGTGGGTGTCGTTGACGAAGCTCACCTGCACCCCGCCGTCGGGCCACATCTCGACGGCGCTCACCGAGGCAGGTCCGGTGGCGATGCTCCAGCCCCGGTCGTGCCGCACCCCCAGGACGCGGCACAGGACGGACATGATGGCGACCCGGTGGGTGGCGACGACGACCGTGCCCCCCGAGGCGACCGCCCGCCCCAGCGCCGCGGCCACCCGGTCGTCGAGGTCCCGACGGGACTCGCCACCGGGGCGGGCGTAGTCCACGTCGGCGCGCAGCCGCGCGAGCTCCCGGGGATCCCGCGCCGCGAGCTCCGGCATGGCCCGGCCGTCCCAGTCGCCGAAGCCCTGCTCGTCCCAGTCCCGGTCCTCCTCGCGCTCGACCCCGAGACGGTCGGCCAGCAGCTGGCCGGTCTCCCGCGCCCGCGCCAGCGAGGAGGAGACGACGCGGACCGGTGCGGGCTCCGAGCGCGCGAGGAGCTCGGCGACGGCACCGGCGGCGGCCCGCGCCTGCAGCCGCCCGGTGGCGTTGAGCGCCGGGTCGGCCCCACCCCGCCCGTCCATCCGGCGCGCCTGGGTGAAGTCGGTGACGCCGTGGCGCACCAGCACCAGCCGGGTGCTGCCCTCGAGGACGGGCAGGGTCTCGTCGGACAGGTACGTCTCGGCCGGGTCCTCGACCGCCCGCTCCCCGGGCTCCTCGTGCGCGGGCGCCGGACCGCTCCCGGGGGTCGGCGCCCCACCGGTCACAGGCCGGACTCCGCCGTCCGGACCAGGATGCGGCCGCACTCCTCGCAGCGCACGACCTCGTCCTCGGCGGCCGACCGGATGCGCACGAGGTCGACGGCGTTGAGCTCGAGCCGGCAGCCGCCGCAGCGGCGCTGCTGCAGGGGCGCCGCGCCGGCGCCGGTCTGGGCCCGCAGCCGCTCGTACAGCGCCAGCAGCTCGTCCGACACGTCGGCGACGATGGCGTCGCGGCCCGCGGCCACCTCGTCCCGCTCGGCGACGACGGCAGCGACCTTCTCGTCCCGCGCCGCGCGCAGCTCACCGAGCCGGGCCTCGTGCCCCTGCAGGGCGGTCTCGGCGCCCTGCAGGGCCTCCTGGGCCTGCTCGACGCGTTCCATCACCTCGAGCTCCTCGTCCTCCAGGACGCCCTGCCGCCGGGCCAGCGACTCCAGCTCGTGCTGCAGGCCCTGGAGGTCCTTGGAGCTGCCGGTGCCGGCCTCCAGGCGCTGGCGGTCCCGCGCCGCCCGGTCGCGGACGAGCTGGACGGCCGCCTCGGCCCGGGCCACCTCCCGCTCCAGGTCGCTGACCTCGGTGCTGGTCCGGACCACCTCGGCCTCCAGGCCGGGCTGCTCCCGCTCCATGCGGGCGATGTCGATGAGCTCGGGGACCGAGCGCAGCCGGTGCTCCAGCTGCGAGATGCGGGTGTCCAGGTCCTGCAGCTCGAGCAGCCTGGCCTGCATCTGGGCGGGTGCCTTCACGGGTGGTCTCCTTCGTCGGGGTGGTCGGTCGTGCGGTCCTGGTCCGGCCGGGCACCGACGACGAGGTCCCAGGGGTCGGTGCAGACGGTCGAGATCTCGACCTCGACGTCGAGGCGGCTGAGGAGGAGCTCGCGCAGCCCGGGCAGCCACAGCCACTCGGTGGCGTAGTGGCCGGCGTCGAGGAGGTAGGGCGTCGCGGCGCCACCGGAGCGGGCCGCGGCCCGGGCCTCCTCGCGGGCCTCGAGCGCCGGGTGGTGCCGCAGGTCGGAGGTGACGTAGACGTCGGCGCCCGCGCGCCGCACCGCCTCGAACTCGCCGTCCCCGGCACCGCCGAGCACCGCGACCCGGCGCACCGGCGCCTCCGGGTCACCGCTGACCCGCACCCACCCGCCGTGGGCGGCAGCGCCGCCGCGAGGCGCCC
This genomic window from Serinicoccus chungangensis contains:
- a CDS encoding GuaB1 family IMP dehydrogenase-related protein, with protein sequence MEFLNGTEPVHDLTYNDVFMVPSRSSVTSRLDVDLSTADGTGTTLPLVVANMTAVAGRRMAETVARRGGVAVLPQDIPLPQVRGTIGAVKDSHPLYETPITIEPGAPVAQLLSVMSKRAHQAAVVVEDGSPVGIVLESDTEGVDRFSSVRDVMQPPRVVLEEGVEPRAAFDLLEETRAGMAPVVVDGRLAGVLTRTGIVRSGIYTPALDAAGRLRVGAAVGINGDVAGRATELLDAGADVLVVDTAHGHQDKMIDVLPAVVRARDEHEAATGVRVAIAAGNVVSRTGTLELVEAGADIVKVGVGPGAMCTTRMMTGVGRPQFSAVLECADAAREVGAHVWADGGVKYPRDVALALAAGAGSVMVGSWFAGTLESPGDLIRDADGRLYKESFGMASARAVRHRTRDMSAFDRARAALFEEGISSGRMFVDPARPGVEDLIDQIVSGVRSAFTYAGARTIGEFHTRAVVGLQGAAGYDEGRPRHTSW
- a CDS encoding MBL fold metallo-hydrolase; amino-acid sequence: MQITHLGHACLLVEIADQRILVDPGVFSSVEDVTGLTAVVVTHQHPDHLDPERTEPLLAANPDARVLMEAQTAESVEDSGYADRVETLGAGESVELGSGSGLVTLTGVGERHADIHPYVPRIGNTGVVVRAEGEPVLYHPGDALDGDPGPVDLLGVPVSAPWGKVAEAIAFVRRIAPAQGVVPIHDGLLNDRGRGMYVQHIGDFGADGGVPVHDLRDAGATTFTR
- a CDS encoding VIT1/CCC1 transporter family protein encodes the protein MPDVTTTDPTAADVRRWRRHLADEHANMRAFRDLAARRQGEERAILTGLADAEQRHAEHWVTLLGERAHPTPHPTLAHRAQTWLARRFGMVFVLALLQRSKSDNQYAGELDAASSMAADEQVHEEVLRGLAARGRLQLSGNFRAAVFGANDGLVSNLALIMGMAGTGVSGAVVLAAGMAGLLAGALSMGAGEYISVRSARELLAASQPARGTQEALGALDLQANELELVYRARGMDRDHARSRAATVLGQVQQAGRAPEDAVPVAATDADEQDAVLNPWGAALSSFGFFASGALIPVLPYLLGLTGYAAAGVAMLAVGIALLVTGGVVGVLSGASPLGRGVRQLLIGYGAAVATYLLGLAFGAAGIG
- a CDS encoding HAD family hydrolase, whose protein sequence is MSNTPPGPDGVRVVASDCDGTLLRSDGTVSDRTRAVLDRCAAAGVRVVLVTARPPRWMDELGDLGVEAVALCGNGAFTYDVTRREIIGHRLMPSELVGTLLAELKEAMPGVALATESVRGFAREPHFHRANDRTDGQWLVGEIGQLAQEPAGKILVRHLDWTTEQISTRVKEVVGERAEVADSGAVQLGEITGRGVTKALALLTWCAEQDPPVAPHEVWAFGDMLNDIPMLEWAGRAHAVANAHPKVLELADEVVPSNDEDGVARSVTALLDARAV
- a CDS encoding RNB domain-containing ribonuclease; amino-acid sequence: MVERATSLACDPTASETGRLLARAFQQVRDDLEVRQTFPEAALAEVEQAVAAPDLPERDETAVELVTVDPPGSMDLDQAMHLERDGAGFRVRYAIADVPAFLAEGGALDAETRLRGQTIYCPDTRVPLHPPALSEEAASLLPDAVRPAYVWDIRLTADGTRDTAEIYRAMVRSRRRYTYEQVQELVDGGEAEQTLLLLKEVGELRAAREVARGGASLPMPEQEVGTGDEEGCDYTLRLRPLLPAEDWNAQISLLTGMVAARMMLEGGVGILRTMPQPEDGAVARFRREVEALGAHWPDGMPYGEFLRTLDRADSRHLAIVNAATFLFRGAGYTAFDGELPPEEDRVQAAVAAPYAHVTAPLRRLVDRFGLAVCEALCAGRDVPAWAREALPGLPAVMEETGRRARAVDRACLTAVEAAVLRDRVGEDFEAVVVDGVNGDRMQVQLLDPPVSDVASGTARLGSTVTVRVERADVLAGEVDLRIVGQDG
- a CDS encoding YaaA family protein; amino-acid sequence: MLILLPPSESKQTRTRGSALRPEGLSAPGLTPARDRVLTALSQVSERTDAAAVLGVSPNLTAEIARNTRVRSAPTLPARELYSGVLYDALDLASLDAGASRRATARLRVVSALYGVVRMTDRLAPYRLSMAVNLPGVGPLAGFWRPHLDPVLTGAAGRGLVVDCRSSTYAAAWTPAATSDLARRWVHVRVPGATHMAKHTRGLVARALCQDPADPRTPRALAELLAGAFDVELHDPRRAGAPWVLDALPG
- a CDS encoding class I SAM-dependent methyltransferase; protein product: MSTVPEDLTPMERAPVAAEEGYALNRDNWDGRAQVHAASAHYDLEGWVADPTRVGSVVRRDLQILAPHLPPALRDGGDGIPRLDGLDVCHLQCHLGTDTLGLARRGARCTGVDLSPASLRVARDLATRAGQDIRWVEANVLDAAAAVGRTFDHVHTSIGTLCWLQDLATWGAQVAALLRPGGTFLLRDSHPMINVMGDTDASTMTPAYSYFPLPPGEGFTYADGATYTDGDSALITQPRNVEWPHPVGEILGALLGAGLRIEHVGEHQDLPWPAHPAMTLEGGEWVLPEPWRSQVPVALSVVARRPGG
- a CDS encoding histidine phosphatase family protein; the encoded protein is MTGGAPTPGSGPAPAHEEPGERAVEDPAETYLSDETLPVLEGSTRLVLVRHGVTDFTQARRMDGRGGADPALNATGRLQARAAAGAVAELLARSEPAPVRVVSSSLARARETGQLLADRLGVEREEDRDWDEQGFGDWDGRAMPELAARDPRELARLRADVDYARPGGESRRDLDDRVAAALGRAVASGGTVVVATHRVAIMSVLCRVLGVRHDRGWSIATGPASVSAVEMWPDGGVQVSFVNDTHHLRDLDEG
- a CDS encoding zinc ribbon domain-containing protein — protein: MKAPAQMQARLLELQDLDTRISQLEHRLRSVPELIDIARMEREQPGLEAEVVRTSTEVSDLEREVARAEAAVQLVRDRAARDRQRLEAGTGSSKDLQGLQHELESLARRQGVLEDEELEVMERVEQAQEALQGAETALQGHEARLGELRAARDEKVAAVVAERDEVAAGRDAIVADVSDELLALYERLRAQTGAGAAPLQQRRCGGCRLELNAVDLVRIRSAAEDEVVRCEECGRILVRTAESGL